The Polynucleobacter sp. MWH-CaK5 region CAAACGGAGGCATGTTGTAGTGGAACATGAAACGATCACGTTGCTCACCTTCTAAGGCATCAATGATTTGCTCATCGCGTGCTGTACCCAAAGTTGCAACCACCAAACCTTGTGTCTCACCACGAGTGAACAATGCTGAACCATGAGTGCGTGGCAATACGCCTGTGCGAATCTCAATTGGACGAACAGTGCGTGTATCACGACCGTCAATGCGTGGCTCACCGTTCAATACTTGACTACGAACAATCTTTGCTTCGATGTCAAACATGATGTTGCCAGCTTCAACTTCATCAAATTCACCATCTTCAGCCAACTTGGCCATCACATCTTTTGTCACTTCTTTCAACTTAGTTGAACGAGCTTGCTTTTGACGAATTTGATACGCTTCACGCAAACCAGCTTCAGCCAAGGCAGTGACTTTAGCAATCATGGGCTCGTTCTTAGGAGCTGCTTGCCAATCCCACTCAGGCTTACCGCCTTCGCGCACTAAATCATTGATCGCATTGATCGCTGTTTGCATTTGCTCATGACCATAAACAACCGCGCCCAACATGATCTCTTCAGACAATTGATACGCTTCAGATTCAACCATCAACACAGCAGATTGAGTACCAGCAACGATCAAATCTAATTGGCTAGTTGCTTGCTCAGTGCGTGTTGGGTTCAACATGTATTGACCATCTTTGTAACCCACGCGAGCGGCGCCCACTGGGCCATTGAATGGAATGCCTGAAACAGCCAAAGCTGCTGAAGCACCAATCAATGCAGGAATGTCTGCTGGTACGTCTGGGTTGATCGATACCACATGAATCACCACTTGCACTTCGTTCAAGAAACCTTCTGGGAACAAAGGACGCAATGGACGATCGATCAAACGAGAAATCAGTGTTTCGCCTTCTGAAGGACGACCTTCACGACGGAAGAAGCCACCAGGAATCTTACCTGCAGCGTATGTCTTCTCTAAATAATCAACTGTGAGCGGGAAGAAGTTTTGACCTGGCTTGGCATTTTTTGCACCAACCACTGTTGCCAAAATAACTGTGTCATCCACATCAACTAAAACTGCACCACCTGCTTGGCGAGCGATCTCACCAGTTTCCATACGAACAGTGTGTGAACCCCATTGAAAACTTTTTACTACTTTATTAAACATCGTCATTTATGTATATCTCCAATCAACATTTGCCATAGAAAATCAGCGCTATGGCAGCACTGGAGCAATTAGGGGCTTTGCGGAGTAAGGATGCCATTCCAAAGAAAGGCTTA contains the following coding sequences:
- the pnp gene encoding polyribonucleotide nucleotidyltransferase, translating into MTMFNKVVKSFQWGSHTVRMETGEIARQAGGAVLVDVDDTVILATVVGAKNAKPGQNFFPLTVDYLEKTYAAGKIPGGFFRREGRPSEGETLISRLIDRPLRPLFPEGFLNEVQVVIHVVSINPDVPADIPALIGASAALAVSGIPFNGPVGAARVGYKDGQYMLNPTRTEQATSQLDLIVAGTQSAVLMVESEAYQLSEEIMLGAVVYGHEQMQTAINAINDLVREGGKPEWDWQAAPKNEPMIAKVTALAEAGLREAYQIRQKQARSTKLKEVTKDVMAKLAEDGEFDEVEAGNIMFDIEAKIVRSQVLNGEPRIDGRDTRTVRPIEIRTGVLPRTHGSALFTRGETQGLVVATLGTARDEQIIDALEGEQRDRFMFHYNMPPFATGETGRVGSPKRREIGHGRLAKRALIPVLPSAEEFAYSLRVVSEITESNGSSSMASVCGGCLAMMDAGVPVKAHVAGVAMGLILDGNRFAVLTDILGDEDHLGDMDFKVAGTSNGITALQMDIKVQGITKEIMQVALAQAKEGRLHILSKMQESMSGVRTELSEHAPRMVTIKIHPDKIREVIGKGGATIQALTKETGTSIDITDDGVVTIASTSAEGMEEAKRRIEGITAEAEVGKIYEGPVVKLLEFGALINILPGKDGLLHISEIANERVKDVKDYLQEGQVVRVKLLAADERGRLRLSLKAACADEGTSIAPLNGAAPQADAAPADQAEQQQ